In Xanthomonas sp. SI, the following are encoded in one genomic region:
- a CDS encoding DUF2069 domain-containing protein translates to MSTARLRYALAATLLVLALLYAAWFHDDRHRLAALLVFALPPLLLAIGVLRGSAVARFWAGVFGLFWFSHGVMAAWSHPPQRAYAWAELLLALLAIGLSSAPGIRARFARKRGAKASGGGTP, encoded by the coding sequence ATGAGCACCGCCCGCCTGCGTTACGCGCTGGCAGCCACGCTGCTGGTGTTGGCGCTGTTGTACGCGGCCTGGTTCCACGACGACCGCCACCGCCTCGCCGCGCTGCTGGTGTTCGCACTGCCGCCGTTGCTGCTGGCGATCGGCGTGCTGCGCGGCTCGGCGGTGGCGCGCTTCTGGGCCGGCGTGTTCGGGCTGTTCTGGTTCAGCCACGGGGTGATGGCCGCCTGGAGCCACCCGCCGCAGCGCGCCTACGCCTGGGCCGAACTGCTGCTGGCGCTGCTGGCGATCGGCCTGTCCAGCGCGCCCGGCATTCGCGCGCGTTTCGCGCGCAAGCGCGGCGCCAAAGCGTCCGGCGGCGGCACGCCCTGA
- the wrbA gene encoding NAD(P)H:quinone oxidoreductase has protein sequence MAEILVLYYSRGGSVARLARQIARGVGEVPGMAARLRTVPPVAAVTQASAPPVPDSGAPYVDASDLRDCVGLALGSPTRFGNMAAPVKHFIDGLGAEWASATLAGKPAAVFTSTASLHGGQEATLLSMHLPLLHHGCVIVGIPYTEPLLSSTRSGGTPYGASHVAGADDDPQPSEEEAQLARALGRRLAGIAQRLAAP, from the coding sequence ATGGCCGAGATCCTGGTCCTGTACTACAGCCGTGGCGGTTCGGTGGCGCGCCTGGCGCGGCAGATCGCGCGCGGCGTCGGCGAAGTGCCCGGCATGGCCGCGCGCCTGCGCACGGTGCCGCCGGTGGCCGCGGTCACCCAGGCCAGCGCGCCGCCGGTGCCCGACAGCGGCGCGCCGTACGTGGATGCCAGCGACCTGCGCGACTGCGTCGGCCTGGCCCTGGGCAGCCCGACCCGCTTCGGCAACATGGCCGCGCCGGTCAAGCACTTCATCGACGGCCTCGGCGCCGAATGGGCCAGCGCCACCCTGGCCGGCAAGCCGGCGGCGGTGTTCACCTCCACCGCCTCGCTGCACGGCGGCCAGGAAGCCACGCTGCTGTCGATGCACCTGCCGCTGCTGCACCACGGCTGCGTGATCGTCGGCATTCCCTATACCGAACCGCTGCTCAGCAGCACGCGCAGCGGCGGCACCCCGTACGGCGCCAGCCACGTCGCCGGCGCCGACGACGATCCGCAACCCAGCGAGGAAGAAGCGCAGCTGGCGCGCGCGCTGGGCCGGCGCCTGGCCGGCATCGCGCAACGCCTGGCGGCGCCATGA
- a CDS encoding YihY family inner membrane protein: protein MQPLDTVNLWTERVRDRARMRSFAGFLWRRFLDDRLFQAAASLAYTTIFALVPLAMVVFGVLSAFPVFDKWSDQLSDYIFSNFVPAAARSVEAYLRQFSASAGQLTSAGTIALMVSLLITLNSVEQTFNRIWRVVSARPRLTRFLVYWTVLTLGALLAAASLAASARFFALPLFRTSEGRLLAQMALGLAPVLIEFVCITLVYRVVPHHTVKLRHAVPGALLAVALLELVKWGLSLYLGSFQSYQRIYGTVAFVPIFLLWTYLSWIGILLGASLASSIAAFRYQPASMRLPAGYEIYGLLRLLGRFAQARKDGHGLHEDQILQLEPMLTDSLVQELLCELERSRLLSRAGHGEWLLARDLADVPLTELYENCQLRIPIAEAYLPCRDDALGQAAWRALDELRMPLRDVLKRRVGDLYTDIGDLA, encoded by the coding sequence ATGCAGCCTTTGGACACGGTCAATCTCTGGACGGAGCGGGTGCGCGACCGCGCGCGGATGCGCAGCTTCGCCGGGTTCCTGTGGCGGCGCTTCCTCGACGACCGCCTGTTCCAGGCCGCCGCCTCGCTGGCCTACACCACGATCTTCGCGCTGGTGCCGCTGGCGATGGTCGTGTTCGGCGTGCTCTCGGCGTTCCCGGTGTTCGACAAGTGGAGCGACCAGCTCAGCGACTACATCTTCTCCAACTTCGTGCCGGCCGCGGCGCGTTCGGTGGAAGCCTATCTGCGCCAGTTCTCGGCCAGCGCCGGGCAGCTGACCAGCGCCGGCACGATCGCGCTGATGGTGTCGCTGCTGATCACCTTGAACAGCGTCGAGCAGACCTTCAACCGGATCTGGCGGGTGGTCTCGGCGCGGCCGCGGCTGACCCGCTTCCTGGTGTACTGGACGGTGCTGACCCTGGGCGCGCTGCTGGCCGCGGCGTCGCTGGCGGCGTCGGCGCGGTTCTTCGCGCTGCCGCTGTTCCGCACCAGCGAAGGCCGGCTGCTGGCGCAGATGGCGCTGGGCCTGGCGCCGGTGCTGATCGAATTCGTCTGCATCACCCTGGTGTACCGGGTGGTGCCGCACCACACGGTCAAGCTGCGCCACGCGGTGCCCGGCGCGCTGCTGGCGGTGGCACTGCTGGAGCTGGTGAAGTGGGGGCTGAGCCTGTACCTGGGCAGCTTCCAGTCCTATCAGCGCATCTACGGCACGGTCGCGTTCGTGCCGATCTTCCTGCTGTGGACCTACCTGAGCTGGATCGGGATCCTGCTCGGGGCTTCGCTGGCGTCCTCGATCGCCGCCTTCCGCTACCAGCCGGCATCGATGCGGCTACCGGCCGGCTACGAGATCTACGGTTTGCTGCGCCTGCTCGGGCGCTTCGCGCAGGCGCGCAAGGACGGCCACGGCCTGCACGAGGATCAGATCCTGCAACTGGAGCCGATGCTGACCGATTCGCTGGTGCAGGAACTGCTGTGCGAACTGGAGCGCAGCCGCCTGCTCAGCCGCGCCGGGCATGGCGAATGGCTGCTGGCGCGCGACCTGGCCGACGTGCCGCTGACCGAACTCTACGAAAACTGCCAGCTGCGCATCCCGATCGCCGAAGCCTACCTGCCGTGCCGAGACGACGCGCTGGGGCAGGCGGCGTGGCGCGCGCTGGACGAATTGCGCATGCCGCTGCGCGACGTGCTGAAACGTCGCGTCGGCGATCTTTACACCGATATCGGAGACCTCGCATGA
- the ybaK gene encoding Cys-tRNA(Pro) deacylase — protein sequence MSKATRATRALDAAGVAYRLHPYDYEAEAGAKGLQAAQALGLPPARVLKSLMAWIDSNAVCVVVPSDRRVQLKKLAAAGAGKAARMMEVAEAERRSGYKVGGISPLGQQRPAPVLVEQSALAPGSVWFNAGQRGLLVEIAAEQVLDVLQARACDLCE from the coding sequence ATGTCCAAGGCCACCCGCGCAACCCGGGCATTGGACGCGGCCGGCGTCGCCTATCGCCTGCATCCCTACGACTACGAAGCCGAAGCCGGCGCCAAGGGCCTGCAGGCCGCGCAGGCGCTCGGCCTGCCACCGGCGCGGGTGCTGAAGAGCCTGATGGCCTGGATCGACAGCAACGCCGTGTGCGTGGTGGTGCCGTCCGATCGCCGCGTGCAGCTGAAGAAGCTCGCTGCGGCCGGCGCTGGCAAAGCGGCGCGGATGATGGAGGTGGCCGAGGCCGAGCGTCGCAGCGGCTACAAGGTCGGCGGCATCAGCCCGCTGGGCCAGCAGCGGCCGGCGCCGGTGCTGGTCGAGCAATCGGCGCTGGCCCCGGGCAGCGTGTGGTTCAACGCCGGGCAGCGTGGACTGCTGGTCGAAATCGCCGCTGAGCAGGTGCTGGACGTGCTGCAGGCGCGCGCCTGCGACCTGTGCGAGTGA
- a CDS encoding asparaginase domain-containing protein: MEELLIVTTGGTIDKIYFDDKSDYQIGDPQIGQILKELGVTFRFSVIPIIRKDSLHITDEDRELIRATVAAQSARHVLLTHGTDSMVQTGKVLQTIPDKTIVMTGALNPARFRGSDAEFNIGCAVGAVQSLPAGVYIAMNGQIWDPQKVRKNVAANRFEPV; the protein is encoded by the coding sequence ATGGAAGAACTCCTGATCGTCACCACCGGCGGCACGATCGACAAGATCTATTTCGACGACAAGTCCGACTACCAGATCGGCGATCCGCAGATCGGCCAGATCCTCAAGGAACTGGGCGTGACCTTCCGCTTCAGCGTGATCCCGATCATCCGCAAGGACTCGCTGCACATCACCGACGAGGACCGCGAGCTGATCCGCGCCACCGTCGCCGCGCAGTCCGCGCGCCACGTGCTGCTCACCCACGGCACCGACTCGATGGTGCAGACCGGCAAGGTGCTGCAGACGATCCCGGACAAGACCATCGTGATGACCGGCGCGCTGAACCCGGCACGGTTCCGCGGCTCCGATGCCGAATTCAACATCGGCTGCGCGGTCGGCGCGGTGCAGTCGCTGCCGGCCGGGGTCTACATCGCCATGAACGGGCAGATCTGGGACCCGCAGAAGGTGCGCAAGAACGTGGCCGCGAACCGCTTCGAGCCGGTCTGA